One [Clostridium] saccharolyticum WM1 DNA segment encodes these proteins:
- a CDS encoding ABC transporter substrate-binding protein, which yields MKKSNIKKWISFGMAGIMTAGALMGCSSSGSGTAKVSATTQGAEAPQEPSAAGTEVQSQTAEENFDWKKFAGTTLKVNMVQHSVAEAIVTKIPEFEELTGIKVEHSITPEANYFDKVSTALASRTGEPDLFMSGAYQLWDYSAAGYVYDLNKFLNAPDKVAPGYDFADLYPSAVSALQWDGVPGHAVGSGAQLGLPLAIEIYSLAYNKRAFEQAGIEVPKTYDELLAACDKLQGWNGPDSYAMTVRGARDWGTIHPGYMSTYANFGAKDFAIEDDRLVSKVNSPEAVAMTEFWVDMIKRGGSPSWSRYTWYECGADLGAGKAAMMFEADNTGIHQDWEGASAEAGNLAWTVMPLAKEGNTPNSNFWTWSMAMNADTKNADAAWYFMMYFTSKDFALYAVTEKNALDPARTSVINSPVFLKKMESHEGYIDTFEKTIGSTTIRFTPQPYFFETTTLWATTLQELVAGNYASVQEGMDSLKEKQDKVVEDIVISDYE from the coding sequence GTGAAAAAAAGCAATATAAAAAAATGGATATCCTTTGGAATGGCAGGCATTATGACGGCAGGTGCCCTGATGGGGTGCAGCAGCTCCGGATCAGGGACAGCTAAGGTTTCGGCAACAACTCAGGGGGCAGAAGCGCCCCAGGAACCTTCCGCAGCAGGAACAGAAGTGCAGTCTCAAACAGCAGAAGAAAATTTTGACTGGAAGAAGTTTGCCGGAACAACGCTGAAGGTAAATATGGTACAGCACAGTGTGGCTGAGGCCATTGTAACCAAGATACCGGAATTTGAGGAACTGACCGGAATCAAAGTTGAACATTCCATTACACCGGAAGCCAACTATTTTGATAAGGTGTCTACGGCTCTTGCCAGCAGGACCGGTGAACCGGATTTATTCATGTCAGGTGCTTATCAGCTTTGGGATTATTCAGCGGCAGGTTATGTATACGACTTAAATAAATTTTTAAATGCTCCGGACAAGGTGGCCCCTGGGTATGATTTTGCAGATTTATATCCCAGCGCGGTATCCGCTCTCCAATGGGACGGAGTTCCGGGACATGCTGTCGGTTCCGGTGCCCAGCTGGGGCTTCCGCTGGCCATAGAGATTTACAGCCTTGCATATAACAAGAGAGCCTTTGAACAGGCGGGAATTGAGGTTCCTAAGACCTATGACGAGCTGCTGGCTGCCTGTGACAAGCTTCAGGGCTGGAATGGACCGGATTCTTATGCCATGACCGTCCGCGGGGCAAGAGACTGGGGAACCATTCATCCAGGGTACATGAGCACATATGCAAATTTCGGAGCCAAGGATTTTGCCATTGAGGATGACCGGCTGGTGTCTAAGGTAAATTCACCGGAGGCAGTGGCAATGACGGAATTCTGGGTAGACATGATCAAGAGGGGCGGATCTCCGTCATGGTCCAGATATACGTGGTATGAGTGCGGCGCAGACTTGGGAGCCGGCAAAGCGGCCATGATGTTTGAAGCGGATAATACCGGGATTCATCAGGACTGGGAAGGCGCTTCGGCAGAGGCAGGCAATCTGGCATGGACTGTGATGCCCTTAGCAAAGGAAGGAAACACACCCAATTCAAATTTCTGGACATGGTCCATGGCAATGAATGCGGATACAAAGAATGCGGATGCAGCATGGTATTTTATGATGTATTTTACCAGCAAGGATTTTGCTCTATATGCAGTGACCGAAAAAAATGCTCTTGACCCGGCACGTACCTCCGTGATCAATTCACCGGTATTCCTAAAAAAGATGGAGAGTCACGAGGGGTATATTGATACGTTTGAAAAGACCATCGGATCAACGACCATCCGCTTTACCCCCCAGCCCTATTTCTTTGAGACGACCACTTTGTGGGCAACGACTCTGCAGGAACTGGTAGCAGGGAATTATGCCTCTGTTCAGGAAGGCATGGACAGTTTAAAAGAGAAACAGGATAAGGTAGTAGAAGACATAGTTATCTCCGACTATGAATAA
- a CDS encoding response regulator transcription factor: MKRVLIVDDEFLVRMGLKMTLDWKSYGYEIAAEASSAEEALEIMEHEPIDILMTDIKMQGMNGLDLIEKAKTKYADIQSVIFTNHDDFNFARRAMEMGAEKYILKSEISPDSLLSSLVNLSGESEGSHRMGHSVKKMEEKYLDEQLLKLKLSGVPENVSDNPYMNHMFCEESYMIIIGHCSINSLPDGSVSMLIETVMNLVSKFFCHSVARYIILKDLFCFGVIYHEERNEYPRELMEDRGASIIKNTVQYFNADINMGISRAGTKERFHQMFQEAETARLKGFFHNGNVWTYDETLKLPRGEHIRVSARKIKELVERAEKEPLAEYMDSIFRKLKDSGDYRMVTEVFIDLLSISKSLLENYDTRNIPGLNPLKFDYHNLYSMSHMNHVRMYAMDVYMAIWDFFHNRKSPYSGLIKECIGFIEENYSQNITLDNAAAAVNISSSYLSFIFKQETGINFSVYLTNYRIEMSKKLILKSNMKIYEIADQVGFGSPYYFSKVFKEIVGMTCKEFKNRI; encoded by the coding sequence ATGAAGCGGGTATTGATTGTAGATGATGAGTTTTTGGTCCGTATGGGACTAAAGATGACTCTGGACTGGAAGTCTTATGGGTATGAGATTGCAGCAGAGGCCAGCAGTGCAGAAGAAGCTTTGGAGATCATGGAGCATGAACCAATTGATATTCTGATGACGGATATCAAGATGCAGGGGATGAACGGTCTGGATTTAATTGAAAAAGCAAAAACAAAATATGCAGACATCCAATCCGTTATTTTTACGAATCATGATGATTTTAATTTTGCAAGGCGGGCCATGGAAATGGGTGCTGAAAAGTATATTTTAAAGTCGGAGATCTCACCGGACAGCCTGTTATCATCCCTGGTCAATCTGTCAGGGGAATCGGAAGGATCACACCGTATGGGACATTCTGTCAAAAAGATGGAAGAAAAATATCTAGATGAGCAGTTACTTAAGCTGAAACTCTCCGGTGTACCGGAAAATGTTTCGGACAATCCTTATATGAACCATATGTTTTGCGAGGAATCTTATATGATCATCATCGGTCACTGCAGCATTAATTCCCTGCCGGATGGCTCCGTCAGCATGCTGATTGAAACAGTTATGAATCTTGTTTCCAAATTTTTTTGCCACAGCGTTGCACGGTATATCATTTTAAAGGATCTTTTTTGTTTTGGGGTCATATATCATGAGGAAAGAAATGAGTACCCCAGAGAACTGATGGAGGACAGGGGAGCATCAATTATAAAAAATACAGTTCAGTATTTTAACGCGGATATCAATATGGGGATCAGCAGAGCCGGGACAAAAGAACGTTTCCATCAGATGTTTCAGGAGGCGGAAACCGCGCGGCTGAAAGGATTTTTTCATAACGGCAATGTGTGGACGTACGATGAGACATTGAAGCTTCCCAGGGGAGAGCATATTCGGGTCAGTGCCCGGAAGATCAAAGAACTGGTGGAAAGGGCGGAGAAGGAACCATTGGCGGAGTATATGGATTCCATTTTCCGAAAACTGAAAGATTCCGGAGACTACCGAATGGTGACTGAGGTATTTATTGACCTGCTTTCCATCTCCAAATCCCTTCTGGAAAATTACGATACCAGAAATATTCCCGGGCTGAATCCGTTAAAGTTTGATTATCACAATCTTTACTCAATGTCCCATATGAATCATGTCCGGATGTATGCAATGGATGTGTATATGGCGATATGGGATTTTTTCCATAACAGGAAGAGCCCCTACAGCGGACTGATTAAGGAATGTATTGGCTTTATTGAAGAGAACTATTCTCAGAATATTACTTTAGACAATGCTGCGGCAGCGGTGAATATCAGCAGCAGCTATTTGTCGTTTATTTTTAAGCAGGAAACCGGAATCAACTTCAGCGTGTATCTGACTAATTACCGGATAGAAATGTCAAAAAAACTGATCCTCAAATCTAACATGAAAATATATGAAATTGCAGATCAGGTAGGTTTTGGAAGTCCCTATTATTTCAGTAAGGTGTTTAAAGAGATTGTAGGAATGACTTGCAAAGAGTTTAAGAACCGTATATAG
- a CDS encoding cache domain-containing sensor histidine kinase encodes MHIKKISTKIFIGVFVLSTFFLVLSLTFVNYTFYRELKKNEIQNNLLASNKIRSQFDLIINLIQATSTYLFDNEEIQEYLSGQSPQSAGKISENLNNILEMQPFISHISLMKPDSTILSTDYGTETHLLPEYYGSYMENIQVISSEGQWFTTHFHNAARDSADKKVISFIRPLMNREQQFLGLLIMDLNYNYIQEMFMLSTILSDEKTLVINSDGEILFNFPYYTSYEPVLKQYPQLLDTSTSYSLEGKVFNLDSTIVSNPIKIADWSIIRIIQTQHLIRNTKKITYYAVIIIIISCITSLIYGLWLTGKITRPIKALSDACYKIKGGDFSLRVQMDSRDEVGNLGVTFNMMLDKLNSYFINELQEQKRKSSLEFKILQSQINPHFLYNTLDSIRWLATMQNITNVAEMTSDLTNLLKYNLKQDTTSALLKDEVESIRRYIGIQKYRYGNYFEVEYKIAEDTLECIIIPFCIQPLIENSIIHGFDDMDKNYRIGIESFQENGKLYIRITDNGAGMEDSVLEEINSSKVKSNKFNQIGIKNIKERIQMQYGKEYGLIYVSEPKEGTVVTIRFPYHLRDTLQDHEFANK; translated from the coding sequence ATGCATATTAAGAAAATTTCGACAAAAATATTTATAGGAGTGTTCGTCCTTTCTACATTTTTCCTAGTTTTGTCTTTGACCTTTGTCAATTATACGTTTTACAGGGAACTGAAAAAGAACGAGATACAGAACAATCTGCTTGCCAGCAACAAGATCCGTTCACAATTTGACTTGATCATTAATCTGATCCAGGCCACCTCCACCTATCTGTTTGATAATGAAGAAATTCAGGAATACTTATCCGGACAGAGCCCCCAGTCAGCCGGCAAAATAAGCGAAAATCTGAATAACATACTGGAGATGCAGCCATTTATCTCCCATATCTCCCTGATGAAGCCTGATTCCACCATATTAAGTACAGACTACGGGACAGAAACCCATCTGCTGCCAGAGTATTATGGAAGTTACATGGAAAACATACAGGTTATCAGCTCGGAAGGCCAATGGTTCACCACACATTTTCATAATGCTGCCAGAGATTCTGCTGATAAAAAGGTCATCTCCTTCATCAGGCCGCTTATGAACCGGGAACAACAATTCCTTGGACTCTTAATCATGGATTTAAATTACAATTACATACAGGAGATGTTTATGCTCAGTACCATTCTGTCGGATGAAAAGACGCTGGTCATTAATTCTGACGGTGAAATTCTGTTTAATTTTCCCTATTATACGTCTTATGAGCCGGTACTCAAACAATATCCCCAGCTCCTGGATACCTCAACCAGCTATAGCCTGGAGGGAAAGGTTTTTAATCTGGACAGTACCATTGTTTCCAATCCCATCAAGATTGCTGACTGGAGTATTATACGCATCATTCAGACACAGCATTTGATCCGCAATACAAAGAAAATAACCTATTATGCGGTCATTATCATCATCATTTCCTGTATAACCAGTCTTATTTACGGCCTTTGGCTCACGGGCAAGATCACCCGTCCCATCAAGGCCCTCAGCGATGCCTGCTATAAGATCAAGGGCGGTGATTTTTCTCTTCGTGTACAAATGGATTCCAGAGATGAGGTAGGAAATCTGGGTGTTACTTTTAACATGATGCTTGACAAGCTGAACAGTTACTTTATCAATGAACTTCAGGAGCAGAAACGCAAATCCTCTCTTGAATTCAAAATCCTCCAGTCACAGATCAATCCTCATTTTTTATACAACACCCTGGATTCCATACGATGGCTGGCCACCATGCAGAATATTACAAATGTTGCCGAAATGACCAGTGACCTTACCAACCTTTTAAAGTATAATTTAAAGCAGGATACAACTTCCGCACTGCTAAAGGATGAAGTGGAAAGTATCCGGCGGTATATTGGTATACAGAAATACCGTTACGGTAACTACTTTGAAGTAGAGTACAAGATCGCGGAAGATACGCTGGAATGTATTATCATTCCCTTTTGCATCCAGCCTCTGATAGAAAATTCCATTATACATGGCTTTGATGATATGGATAAGAACTATAGGATAGGCATTGAAAGCTTTCAGGAAAATGGCAAATTATATATAAGAATCACAGACAACGGAGCCGGTATGGAGGACTCTGTTCTGGAAGAAATCAATTCCTCTAAGGTCAAAAGCAACAAATTCAATCAGATTGGCATTAAAAATATCAAGGAAAGAATCCAGATGCAGTATGGTAAGGAATACGGGCTGATTTATGTCAGTGAACCCAAGGAAGGGACGGTGGTTACGATCCGCTTTCCCTATCATTTAAGGGATACCTTGCAGGATCATGAATTTGCAAACAAATAA
- a CDS encoding ABC transporter ATP-binding protein, which produces MAILEVNNLEVYYGVIKALKDISFEVKEGEIVALIGANGAGKTTTLHTITGLIKAASGTIQFDGHDITKIRGDKIVGMGMAHVPEGRRVFAALTVYENLKLGAYTRRDKNEIEETLQMIYKRFPRLLERKNQPAGTLSGGEQQMLAMGRALMSHPKVIVLDEPSMGLSPIYVNEIFDIIQEINKSGTTVLLVEQNAKKALSIANRAYVLETGAIVLSGDANELMNNDSVKKAYLSE; this is translated from the coding sequence ATGGCAATACTTGAAGTAAATAATCTGGAAGTTTATTATGGCGTCATAAAGGCGCTTAAGGATATATCCTTTGAAGTAAAGGAAGGAGAGATCGTAGCTCTGATCGGTGCGAACGGTGCGGGAAAGACCACAACTCTTCATACCATAACCGGTCTTATAAAAGCAGCCTCCGGCACGATACAGTTTGACGGCCATGATATTACAAAGATAAGGGGCGATAAAATTGTAGGCATGGGAATGGCTCATGTTCCGGAAGGACGGCGCGTTTTTGCTGCGTTGACTGTTTATGAAAATTTAAAACTGGGTGCCTACACAAGACGGGATAAAAATGAGATTGAAGAAACCCTTCAGATGATCTACAAGCGTTTTCCCAGGCTTTTAGAGAGAAAAAACCAGCCTGCAGGAACCCTAAGCGGTGGTGAGCAGCAGATGCTGGCCATGGGCCGGGCACTGATGAGCCATCCAAAGGTGATTGTACTGGACGAGCCGTCAATGGGACTTTCTCCGATTTACGTCAATGAAATTTTCGATATCATTCAGGAAATCAACAAATCAGGAACCACAGTCCTGCTGGTTGAGCAGAACGCCAAAAAAGCTTTGTCCATTGCAAACCGCGCTTATGTTCTGGAAACAGGTGCGATTGTTTTAAGCGGGGATGCCAATGAATTAATGAACAATGACTCTGTAAAGAAAGCATATCTAAGCGAATAA
- a CDS encoding ABC transporter ATP-binding protein has product MALLEIKNLGISFGGLRAVDNFSITIEKGQLYGLIGPNGAGKTTIFNLLTGVYKPNTGTILLDGENITGKKTVEINRTGIARTFQNIRLFKELTVLDNVKTGLHNHYSYGTVTGILRLPKYFKVEKEMDERAVELLNVFGLEGEKDILASNLPYGKQRKLEIARALATSPKLLLLDEPAAGMNPNETSELMDTIRFVRDNFDMTILLIEHDMKLVSGICERLTVLNFGQVLTQGKTADVLNDPEVIKAYLGE; this is encoded by the coding sequence ATGGCTTTACTGGAAATCAAGAATCTTGGAATTTCGTTTGGCGGCCTGCGCGCCGTAGATAATTTCAGCATCACCATTGAGAAGGGGCAGCTTTATGGTCTCATCGGTCCCAACGGAGCAGGTAAAACCACAATCTTTAACCTTTTAACGGGTGTATATAAGCCAAATACTGGCACCATTCTTTTGGATGGGGAGAACATAACAGGAAAAAAGACAGTGGAAATCAACCGCACCGGAATTGCAAGGACCTTTCAGAATATCCGTCTGTTTAAGGAATTGACGGTTCTTGATAACGTGAAAACAGGCCTGCACAATCATTATTCCTATGGAACGGTTACAGGGATCCTCCGTCTGCCAAAATATTTTAAAGTGGAAAAAGAGATGGATGAACGGGCCGTTGAACTTTTGAACGTGTTTGGTCTTGAAGGTGAAAAGGATATTCTTGCTTCCAATCTTCCATATGGAAAGCAGAGAAAGCTGGAGATAGCCCGTGCCCTTGCAACCAGTCCCAAACTCTTGCTCCTTGATGAGCCGGCTGCCGGCATGAATCCCAACGAAACCTCAGAGCTTATGGACACCATACGCTTTGTAAGGGATAACTTTGATATGACCATCCTGTTAATTGAACATGATATGAAGCTTGTCTCCGGTATCTGTGAAAGGCTGACCGTACTGAATTTCGGCCAGGTCCTCACCCAGGGTAAGACGGCGGATGTGCTCAATGATCCGGAAGTCATTAAGGCATATCTGGGAGAATAA
- a CDS encoding branched-chain amino acid ABC transporter permease — MEKSMKTNFRLNKTLKSNMITYGIVIAAFIMVQLLVNAGQVSSLMKGLLVPLCIYTIMAVSLNLTVGILGELSLGHAGFMCVGAFSSSLFSISMLEAIPNSGIRFFFAILIGAAFAALAGIVVGIPVLRLRGDYLAIVTLAFGEIIKNVINVIYIGKDADGLHFSMKNAMALNMEKDGTVILNGAQGITGTPKNSTFTIGVILILITLVIVLNLIHSRSGRAIMSVRDNRIAAESIGINITKYKLMAFTISASLAGVAGVLYSHNLSALTATQKNFGYNQSIMILVFVVLGGIGNIRGSMIAAVILTLLPELLRGLNTYRMLIYAVILIVMMIFNWSPKLIDFRKRYFHKNRAEKERG; from the coding sequence ATGGAAAAAAGTATGAAGACGAACTTTCGTCTGAATAAGACCTTAAAAAGTAATATGATAACTTATGGCATTGTGATCGCTGCATTTATAATGGTACAGCTTTTGGTGAATGCAGGCCAGGTTAGCAGCCTGATGAAAGGCCTTTTGGTGCCCCTTTGTATTTATACCATTATGGCGGTATCCTTAAACTTAACCGTAGGCATCCTTGGAGAACTGAGTCTGGGCCATGCAGGCTTCATGTGTGTGGGAGCATTTTCCAGTTCCTTATTTTCCATTTCCATGCTGGAAGCCATTCCAAATTCGGGAATACGTTTCTTTTTCGCCATTTTAATCGGCGCAGCCTTTGCGGCACTGGCTGGTATTGTGGTTGGAATTCCGGTTTTAAGGCTACGGGGAGACTATTTAGCCATTGTAACCCTGGCATTTGGGGAAATCATTAAAAACGTGATCAATGTGATCTATATTGGAAAGGATGCCGACGGGCTTCATTTTTCCATGAAAAATGCCATGGCGCTCAATATGGAAAAAGATGGAACGGTGATCTTAAACGGTGCTCAGGGAATTACGGGTACGCCTAAAAATTCAACCTTTACCATCGGAGTGATCCTCATTCTGATCACTCTGGTGATCGTTTTAAACCTGATTCACTCAAGATCCGGACGGGCAATCATGTCTGTTCGGGATAACCGTATTGCGGCGGAATCCATCGGTATCAATATCACGAAATACAAATTAATGGCTTTCACCATTTCTGCCTCTCTGGCGGGCGTGGCCGGTGTTTTGTATTCCCACAACCTTTCTGCGCTTACTGCAACACAGAAGAACTTTGGTTATAACCAGTCCATCATGATTCTTGTATTTGTGGTTCTCGGCGGCATCGGGAATATCCGGGGCTCCATGATTGCTGCGGTGATCTTAACCTTGCTTCCGGAGCTTTTAAGAGGCTTAAATACCTACCGAATGCTGATTTACGCCGTTATCCTGATCGTTATGATGATTTTTAACTGGAGTCCTAAATTAATCGATTTCAGGAAGCGGTATTTCCATAAGAACAGGGCAGAAAAGGAGAGGGGATAA